A section of the Candidatus Nomurabacteria bacterium genome encodes:
- a CDS encoding cupin domain-containing protein: protein MDGYVANIEKLSLGNDNFRQVLYTDKNSQLVLMSLLPGEEIGEEIHDVDQFLRVEKGEGIAILNDISHAITDGSVVVVPAGAKHNIVNGGSGSMKLYTLYMPPHHRDGVIHKTKAEADADPEHFDGKTTE from the coding sequence ATGGATGGTTATGTTGCAAATATTGAGAAGTTGTCGCTTGGAAACGATAATTTTCGTCAGGTTTTATACACCGACAAGAATAGTCAATTGGTTCTGATGTCGCTTCTGCCGGGAGAAGAAATTGGTGAAGAGATTCATGATGTTGATCAGTTTCTGCGGGTGGAAAAAGGGGAGGGAATCGCAATCCTGAATGACATTTCTCACGCGATTACTGATGGTAGCGTTGTGGTTGTGCCGGCTGGTGCAAAACACAATATCGTGAACGGTGGCTCCGGCTCAATGAAACTTTACACGTTGTATATGCCACCGCATCACCGCGACGGGGTTATCCACAAAACCAAGGCCGAGGCAGATGCCGACCCGGAACATTTTGATGGTAAAACGACGGAGTAA